A region of the Ranitomeya variabilis isolate aRanVar5 chromosome 5, aRanVar5.hap1, whole genome shotgun sequence genome:
gccctctctctctcatagagtgtaagctcttatggtcagtgtggtcctctctcactcttctgtaaagtgtaagctcttatggtcagcagggccctctctctcgtagagtgtaagctcttatggtcagtgtggtcctctcactcttctgtagagtgtaacctcttatggtcagcagggttccctctctctcgtagagtgtaagctcttatggtcagcaggatcccctctctctcgtagagtgtaagctcttatggtcagcagggccccctctctctcgtagagtgtaagctcttatggtcagcaggatcccctctctctcgtagagtgtaagctcttaatttcagcagggccctctctctcatagagtgtaagctcttaaggtcaatgGTGTCCTTTTTTTcttgaagagtgtaagctcttatggtcagcagggtcctctcactcgtagagtataagctcttatggtcagcagggccccctctctctcgtagagtataagctcttatggtcagcagtgtccctTCTCTCATTGAGTATAAGCTCATAAAGTCAATTGTGTCCTTTCTTTCTCGAAGAGTGtagctcttgtggtcagcagggttctctctgtctttctctctcctatagagcataagctcatatggtcagcagGATTCTCTTTCTACTGAATAgtgtagctcttatggtcagcagattcatctctctatctcacctataaagtttaagctcttatggtcaactggGTTCTCTCTCCCTCTTTTCCCTCTTTCTTATCTGCCATTTGTATTTTACGAGCAATTCCAAACTTTTCAGTATTGAGATTAATTTCAAAAGGTCCAATCATCTCTGTCCTTCAGGCATTTCAAAGTTATGAATTGTAATTTATGGCATTACATTATTTTTCATACTTTTCTTCCAAATACTATGCTGCAGTGTTGTTTTATATGCCCAAttcatgctcctttagaagctgctttcaatTGCTGCTAAACCAATATTCATATTCAAATTACAGAGTGGGGAATTTCCATTTTTAAGAAATGGCTTGGGGAGCAGAGAGGCTTGGAGAGAGAATTTCCCCTATCTGATTCAAAACAAAGTGTGGATTTTGGTTGAGAAGCAATTGAAAGCAGTTTCAAAAGGATCATGAAATGCCAATGTTAAACAGCACAGCAGCATGGTGTTTGAAATAAAAGAAAGTAAACTAGAGTAATTAAGTATATTACAGAAAAATCATAAATttgaaataataattaaaaaaaaattttgttactCTTTAAGATTTCTTTTTAGCAATTTATTTAATAAATTAATGCGTGCTATATCACCACTGATAAATTGGCTCCTAGAGTTTGTAAGGAAATAATGCATGTAGAGGGATCTGAAATATTTGCACTGATGATTTGGAGAGAATGTGTTTTGGCACATATGGTATGAATATTTATGAAGTAATTTGGAAATATGTTGTATCTATGTTTCAGATCCATGGAAGGTTGTCATTGATAGATCATTTATCCAACAATTGCAAAAAGTTAGTTTACTGTGATGTTTCCTTTAGTAAAGAAATTGTATATTCGCGCCATCAAATCTTATATCTTGGAAGGCAAGATACACAGCTGAGATGTAGTTATTTTAGCAATGAAAGTTTGCACTGCAGCTGGGACAGGATCAGCCCAGTTATCGTCTGTTCACAGCCTCCTGTGTCCCAGGAAACTACAGAGCTATGCGAGCCGAGGGTGAAAATAAACACTATAATGCACTGGCAGATTAGCAGTAGGCATACTGCTGGGTTTTATTTACTTCATAGCTCTTGCCTTAGGTGTCCTCTGGCAGAGTCACTAAGCTCCTTCTCCATTGCTTGCTGGAAGTGATCTGATACCTATGCTCAGTGTGCTTTCCCAGGAACAGCTGGGCACTTTCTGGCATTGGCTTTTTCCAAAGGCAAACTGGATACAATTGAGCGATTACAACGTTTGGTGTCTTAGCATCGGGGTTTTTATTCCCCAAACTGAATACGGCTTCATGTTCAATGTGACCGAACGACTTCATTAAATACTGGAGAATCCTGGGAATAAGACTACACATACATTTAAAGGATCTTAGAGAATTGAAGGCACTATTATATGGATGTATGGCTGGTTTTAAGGTCCAGATGGGAAAATTTGTGGTTTCCTATGAATGTAAATACCAATAGTGCTacgtatacatacagtacataggcACATGCATGATACAGATGGAGCATTTCTTAATATGACAATCATAAAATCATGTAGCAAGATATTCTGATACACAAAAATGTACCTCAACACCTAACTACACAAGTTTAGTGGCTTTTGTTGTTAAGTTCCAAGTCTTAACTTGTGATATATTTCTTGTCTATTACGGTAGTTTAAAAAATCCTACATATGTACAAACAGAAAATTATGCTTAGATACATAAAGTACATACGCAtatgcacacatatatacagtacacacattcatacagcgcaaacatacatatacatgcagcacatatgtACATATGCACATGTACatattgtatgtgctgtatgtatgtgtatatttgtactgtatatatgtgtgcttGTGTGTATGTTATATATGTATAGTGCATACACTCATGCACACAAGTATACATGCACTTGCACACATACTTTATATTCAGAACACAtgtacacatacatgcaacatatatGCATATGTGCATATACATATATCACATACACACactttatatacagtacacacgcaCATATGCATATATTACACATGCACACGTATGTATAGCACATATGCAAATATACGGAAACATATAGCACATACCCACTTGAACACATACTTAATAAacagtacacacatacacatacattctGTACACACGCATTTATGTATACAGTACATATGCACATGTGCAGATacgtgtagtatatatatatatacaaatgcttTTTATACAGTACCCATGCAACACATAAATATACAAAACCAATACTAAAAGGCTCGCACCAACTACCCAAGAGGGGAGGTGCAAAACAAATAAAGCAGGTAAGTGCTAATACTACATAGAAATCATATATGAAATAAGCACCAAAACAACCAGTCATAAAATAATCTTATTTTTATTCATAAATATATAAAAGTAACGAACAGAAAAACTTAATAGGGATGTGACAGAGGTGAGCCAAATAAAGGTGGCACCTTAAATGAGACAGATACCCTCAGATACACATAAGAAGAAAATCTAGTTGCTCCAACAAGTATGTATACACATTATGCCAAAAAATGTACCAATCATTATAAAGTTCAAAGACGTACTAGGCCAAAACATGGTTACCACAGAAAGGCTGTATGCCACAACTGAAAAGGGAGCAAGAAGAGACTTGTAAACTAAGATGACCTGTAAACATTACCTGAACAGCACCTGGAGCTCAAGGGTGCCACCATCCCCAACGCGCTTTGGCCTTCTTCTGGAGGATGGCATCCAAAGATAGCCAGGACCTTATATACATCGGGCTGCCCTATCGCAGGATAAGAACCATATCAATGCTGCATATGTGTGGCGGACTGGCCAATCCGGTGACGCCCTCATTGGCCCCTGCTTCTGGAGTGTTGGCATTCACATGCGCCACACATATGCAGCATTGATATGGTTCTTATGGTTCTAACGCCACTATGATTGGTCATTTCTGGCCATGTGACCAAGTTTACTGGGTTATTTGAAGGTCCTGCAGGGGGCCTCTGAGATATTCCCTTAAGAAAGCGGCCCCGTGTTGCCGCGAAATGCGTGTCGGGGTCCTCTATCTGACACCTCTCATCCCCACCTGCACTGGTAACCATTGTACACTTTActgcctattattgcattttaaatAAAAGACACATTGGGAGTTTTTCTTCCCAGCTATCTGATCCAAATATGCTGACCTTTAGATGCTTATCTGGAATGCattgtttttttccccctcttaTGGTCACTGGACCTTTATGGTTATATAAGGGGTTGACATACATTTGTGGTGTGGGGAATGGTGAGGGTGGGAGATTTTGCTATCTGCATTGTTTATGGCACTTTATGTATTGTTGTGACattctatatatatttttctacCATATAATGAAATAATGAAATGAAATGATTGATTTTACtagatgtaatcagtttgctccttttttcTCCTATTGTTTATTGATATTTATTGGAGTTGACATAATTTGATCGGGGGTTGCGGACAAGTTGTGTTAGTATGCATATGGGGTTTTTGTTGCCATGAGTAGATACATATAGCACATATGCACATACATACACTCTTTGATTTCGCTTTATTACTTATTCACTCGTTGAAGACATGACAAGTGTTGCTTAGGGATATGTGTCTTCAAAGTGCAGTCTCCACTTCACATGATGTGGTTTTATAAGTCCCACTTGAGACCTGGTTAGTGACCCAAAGCCATTTCAATCCTCAAAATCTCAGGGTACGGAGAGATTTTACAGGCTAGAGAGATGTTTCAACAACATAATAACAATGCCACAGGGATCCTTGCAGTGATACATAGCCCTAGCTTGGCACTCTAACCCTTTCACCCCAACATTGCCCATAGCTTCTTTGTGGAGTTGCTTGGCAACAGAGGTTATTAATCTTTCTTGGTCTGTTAAATCTAGTAGTATTACCATCTGGTTCCAGATTGATGGGCATGCTTTGTCCAGGAAAAAAGAGGTTAACCGGATTGATGATATTTATATTTGCACCATTAGTGTATATTTTATTTTGGGCCGGTAAGAAGTACTATGTGCGCTAAgcagtaatattattattaatctTATATAATACATTACATTGGATTGTAGTCATTTAATACAAATTAGTTGACAATATGAGAGCTATCCCAAACACTGGTTGCTGCTTATCCGCTTAGGACCTGACAATCTAATCATTCATGATAGGATACGCTGCAAACCGCAATGAACTCTAAGACCATTTTAATTTACAAGGATAATTTAGTTTTAATTACAATGTAGAAGAATAATTAACAGAAGTGTTTATGCCAATTATTTTCATTAAAGGTATTGCTCTCAATCCACTGGTGAGATGATATGTGTGTCAGTAATGAAGCACAGTACCTCCATTCCACGTAGACCAAGACTTTCTATCCGTCTGTTCTTTTCTTTCATAATTAACTCTAAAGATGCATGTTTATTAGTATGAACTGATTTATTAGGACTGGGCAGAAAAACGTAGCAGTTAGTTCATTAAGGCCGCTTGATTCGAGCAGGGTTCTATGCCTAAACCCATAGAATTATGACTACCCAGCAGTATGACATAATGCAAATGAATGATGGTAAAAGTTTATTATAAATGATAAATTCAGTTGCAATAAGGGTATGTATTTGTTTATTTTCTCGGGAAAAAAGttgttgttccagcgtctggtaaaatagtgctttctttattttatttttttttaacaaaaattacaGTGGCTGCATAGACAGGGCAAGTGAGTAGCTGTGATAAAGAACGCAAGTGAGCGTTAAAAATGCGTCTTGCTCCCTTGCCCTGTCCATGCAACctttgtaatttttgtaaatttttaatgTACTTAAAAGAACTAttttaccagacgctggaacaacaaCTGTTTTTTCCTTGAGTATATTATCTGGTGTGGATCCACCTGGTTCTGTGCAATCTGGTCTTCAAGTACTAGGTAAGTTGGCTTTCCCTTTACTATATGTGAATTTGTTTAGTTTGCATTAGTCCCAGCTGAATATGCCAATGAGCAATAATAGGTTTATTTACTTAAAAACCTAATAGGGTTTATTTTTGTTGTATACAGAGCTGGTACCAAGACCTACTTGTTCTCTGTTCACCATGTTCCTAATATGTTCTTCTCTCGAAACAGTGTTCTAGCAGAGAATATCTTGGTAACATGCCGATATCTGATTAGGACAGAGACGCATAGTAGGGCAATGCCGCATGAGAAATGAGAGAGGATGAGAGTGATGGTGGTGCTCACCTCCATGTGTTGTGTGTGGATACAATATCTATAAGAGCCTTGGAGTCCATGGCTGTGGCCATCGTGGCTGGGGGAAAAGGTCTTCCAGATAGTCATTTACTTTAGTGGAGAGATCACGATACCTGGGCTGCGGAAATGAATCCTTGACAGTATAAAGAAAGGAAGGTTTTTATTAACCAACAAGCTTTTATTTTAAATTTTCTGTGCATGGAGGTGTACAGTAGGACCACATGGACTTCTATTGCTGTGTACATGGACTAAAATATTTCATTTTATAGTTTTGCTTTGGACAGATGCGTGTAAAATGTCCTTTTCCATAAcatatatttttaaagaaaatggAAATCTATATCCTGACATGCTGGGAAATCTGTACTTTTCAAACTGAAATATGTCCCCTTGATAAGTCAGGTTGGGACATGGCTTGTACGGCGGGCACTGAGGATAGCACTGTGATTGAAACTATTATGAAAACACTATGTGATCTGAGAAATTTGCCACTGCATGCTATTCACATCACATCTACTGTatatggttttcttttttttgctaCTTCTGAGGCACCATCTTGAGAGTGTAGCTAATAAAGCCAGCAAGAAAGGCTTAGAGAGTAattgtcattttatttttttttcataaattgatagtaaatgtgaaaataagaaactttgcaatatatcttatcagagagatctgcctctttctcctcctggactgatgttTCTTCCTTAATTTTTCTAATTCTAAATCTGTCTTCACTGGATACGGACTTTCCTATTACTGGGATAGGAGatcacagttggtgctcataaagttttatGGAGAAGGGAGATGGAGAAGGAGATAAAGGCAGAcaaagacattctgctgcaagttcttttgTTATGAATGTTACACTTTATAGGGATTCTGTAAGTAGGATTGTCCCTTCTATACAGTCacccaggtcatagaaagttgaataaaatgataccttaatatatGAGATCTAATGTTTTATTCCCAAGAAATCTATTTTtcatatatgtaaatgagctgttaacatCTATGGGTTGGACACTGATCTGGATAAAAATCTGCCTTcaaagcttattttacatgaaaagaggtgttaccagtgtgagacatttagatcaggagagcagattgtcagtcattacatgtctcacactggtaatgctctTTTTCATTTTAAATAAGTCCTGGAGGCAAATTCTCTGGGACACTTATTTCcggtccatagatcttaacaactcatttacatattaagaatttttttttatttttctggaataaaactCTGGATTTTAAATATCAAGGTATGATTATagccaactttctatgacctacaagcCCATATAGATAACGTATTAAGGTTAGTcctactgacagtttccctttaagaaaCTGGCATGTTATCATACAAAATATGAAAATTTATGTGAATACTTTGAAAAGATACTGAATTCCTGTGGTgtgtactataataataataatttaggatGTTAACAGAATTTCATTTTTACCGGTTGATGAATTTTCAACAGATTGTAACTGTGACAAATGGATTATTTACATTCAGTGTACTGTTAATTCAGGATATTCTGTCAGTAACATAAAATACTTGTTGTTGGTCCTTGTACTGACATTTGTTCTTATTTCTTGACAGGACCAAAGGGAGCAAACCCATCATACTAAAGAGCACAAAACAATATTTGGCCACAAATATGGCATCGATGAGAAGGAGCTGGATTTGGACCATTTCCCTCCTTATGCTATTAGCCACTGTGTCAGCTGTCTCCCAAAAGACTTCACAGacaaaaataaattttaccactttctaCGCTGAGCAAGCTGACTGGACTTTTAACCACTTGGTAGTTGATGAAAGAACTGGACACATTTACGTAGGAGCCATTAACAGAATTTACAAACTTTCTGAAGACTTGAAGGTCTTACTGACCCACCAGACTGGACCAGATGAAGACAACCCAAAGTGTTATCCTCCTAGGATAGTCCAACCGTGCAATGAGCCATTGGTGTATACTAACAATGTCAACAAAATGCTGCTAATTGACTATAAAGAAAACAGATTAATAGCCTGTGGTAGCCTGTATCAAGGCATCTGCAAGCTTCTCAGATTAGAGGACCTTTTTAAGCTTGGCGAGCCTTTCCATAAAAAAGAACATTATCTTTCAGGGGTTAATGAGAGTGGCTCTGTTTTTGGAGTTATTGTTTCAAACAACAACTTGGATGATAAATTGTTTATTGCCACATCTGTTGATGGGAAACCAGAATACTTTCCTACAATTTCTAGCAGAAAACTCACAAGGAATTCAGAGGCTGATGGGATGTTTGCATATGTGTTCCATGATGAGTTTGTTGCATCAATGATAAAAATACCCTCGGACACATTTAATGTTATTCCAGACTTTGATATTTACTATATATATGGCTTTAGCAGTGCAAACTTTGTATATTTCTTGACACTTCAACCAGAGATGACATCTCCACCTGGTTCCACCACAAAGGAGCAAGTGTATACTTCGAAGTTAGTACGTTTGTGCAAAGAGGACACAGCTTTTAATTCTTACGTTGAGGTTCCAATTGGGTGTGAGAAAAATGGTGTGGAGTACAGGCTCCTTCAGGCAGCTTATTTGTCCAAAGCTGGATCAATTCTTTCCAGATCTTTAGGGATCAAACCTGGTGATGATGTCTTATTTACCATCTTCTCTAAGGGTCAGAAGAGGCGAACCGAATCACTGGATGAGTCTGCTTTATGCGTCTTTGCTCTTAAACAAATTAATGATAGAATTAAAGAAAGACTACAATCTTGCTACAAGGGTGAAGGCACTTTAGATCTTGCATGGCTGAAAGTGAAAGACATTCCTTGCAGTAATGCGGTAAGTCAAGTTGTTTATTTACCTTTTAATTACCTTGTATGTGAATAAACAAGATGGTTGTCCATGAGTAGTCCACGTGATATTGCGAAAATCACTTGTGTCCTTGCTCACTGAAGTATATCTTGTTGGTCATTGCGAACCACGGGAATTTCACTGCATTCCTTCCTAGTGCCAATATATTTTCTACATTTCCAGGTTAAAGCCCACTAACATAAATAATTTTCTAGAATTCTGAAATGCCATTTAAATCCATGATGGCCTAGTGAATCATATTTTACAAATTTCAAATAAAAATGGAAGAGAGCAGAAGAGTGCAGGATCATTAGGTAAATGGCAGGAAACAGTTAAGAATGGCATGTATCCAAAACAGCTGGAAAGTGAGAGGTGCCAAAGATGACATTGGTTAGACCTCCAGGGTTGCAACCATTAAAATCATAAAATTCAGAGTTCTAAATGGACATTGATTGTTCACAGTAATGATTGCTTGCAGCAACTAATGTAGAGGTttctaaagacaaaaaaaaataatgtaatggTTTGCGTAGAGTAGGTTTTAATGTTATTATATTTAGATAGGCTTTGTACTATCATATTGTTTTGGTGTTTTAAAGGCATCAAATTATTTCTGATCTTTTAGTAGAAAATCTTAAAGGGGCTTTctaagattagaaaaacatggctgctatcTGACAAAAACAATTCCAATCTTTTTGTGTCTGGTATTGAAGCTATGTCCCATTGAAATGAATTTGGACTACGATACCACACAATCTTTAGACATAATCTGATGATGTTTTTAGAAGAAGTAAGTCATATTTTTCTAACACCTTTTAAGTTTAAGTGATCAAACATAACTGGTACTTTTCAAATCTTACCTCCAGTTTAGATCAATGGATAACTTGGAttagcagtattatgtgtggttgtgatacctatgGTTATATGTCGACATTGATTTATTGGTTCATTATTCCATCTCTGCCCATAGACTGCATGTGATGTTGGGCCAAAACAGCTGAGCCCTGTAGTTTTCCCAATTCCTGATACAGAATACCAACACAATTGTCTTTTTAGCGATTGTTTGCGGGTGAACCTCAAATGCCAATAACATGTCAAATAGGCATTCTTTGTATTCTACCATGCACAATTGTAGAGCTGTCACAAACAGCTCCATgtatggagactagggttgagcgactttcatttttttaagatcgagtagggttttgggaaacccgattttgtccagagtcgagtcgagtgcagtcggccgattatcgctaaaagtcggggatcgaccgaaacacgaaacccaatgcaagtcaatggggaagcatagtcggcagtgagtggaggccaggaaaacacctacagtgcccattttaatgccaaaaacatccattcttgtttctgaagcttgccaatcttaattaactgtataataatagttgggcatagggaattgggggaaagttgtggggggagtagggctggctcaagtttttcgtgggcccaggaaatgcggactacgtcacggcggtgttgcagggaaaggtaagtatttaaaagttgcaagtgctgtgatcctgagcaagcagggggggcccactcgttcgcattgccactggcacagggcccctcaaagtacggcggtgtgtttgcatggcgggggcgcctcccaccagcagcgacacttttgcgtactctgaggggccctgtgccagtgacgtcgccaacgagtatgcccccccacctgatgaaggaacctgcactttcatctgcaccttcctctttgtccctgtgtaaggtggtataacatgcgggaaggggaaccttactttcagcagggacagattctggctgtgtagagtacaaggggaatgtagtggtctaggtcaatgtaccagcagactcatttagcagtggctgggcaatgggcaggatgaggaggaaacagatatagggccaaagaataaagtaggctacatgcagttcaaaattggtaacaggactaaacaggcggcattgctttgttcagtggagtagcaaacccaagagcagcagacactgtttcaagggcctaaccacactagtaggccaaatgcagtttaatatctgatagtatagggcgaaagccagaatgtggaagctcagctttgttcagttgaggacaacaccagggaggggcagacacctttagtaggccggaaaagcctattgcattttttaaaatggtaatttggagcagaaggttgaagctcagctttatttagttgagggcaacaccagggaggggcagaagccgttagtaggccctaaccaccattttttttttttttaaaaccacttaatgagagccggaaggttgaagctcagctttatttagttgaggacaacaccagggaggggcagaagccgttagtaggccctaaccaccattttttttttaaaaccacttaatgagagccggaaggttgaagctcagctttatttagttgaggacaacaccagggaggggcagaagccgttagtaggccctaaccaccattttttttttttttaaaaccacataatgagagccggaaggttgaagctcagctttatttagttgaggacaacaccagggaggggcagaagccgttagtaggccctaaccaccatttttttttttaaaaccacataatgagagccggaaggttgaagctcagctttatttagttgagggcaacaccagggaggggcagaagccgttagtaggccctaaccaccattttttttttttaaaccacataatgagagccggaaggttgaagctcagctttatttagttgaggacaacaccaggcaggggcagaagccgttagtaggccctaaccaccatttttttttttaaaaccacataatgagagccggaaggttgaagctcagctttatttagttgaggacaacaccagggaggggcagaagccgttagtaggccctaaccaccatttttttttttaaaaccacataatgagagccggaaggttgaagctcagctttatttagttgagggcaacaccagggaggggcagaagccgttagtaggccctaaccaaagttgaaggccaaatgcagtttaatttctgatac
Encoded here:
- the PLXNA4 gene encoding plexin-A4 isoform X3; protein product: MASMRRSWIWTISLLMLLATVSAVSQKTSQTKINFTTFYAEQADWTFNHLVVDERTGHIYVGAINRIYKLSEDLKVLLTHQTGPDEDNPKCYPPRIVQPCNEPLVYTNNVNKMLLIDYKENRLIACGSLYQGICKLLRLEDLFKLGEPFHKKEHYLSGVNESGSVFGVIVSNNNLDDKLFIATSVDGKPEYFPTISSRKLTRNSEADGMFAYVFHDEFVASMIKIPSDTFNVIPDFDIYYIYGFSSANFVYFLTLQPEMTSPPGSTTKEQVYTSKLVRLCKEDTAFNSYVEVPIGCEKNGVEYRLLQAAYLSKAGSILSRSLGIKPGDDVLFTIFSKGQKRRTESLDESALCVFALKQINDRIKERLQSCYKGEGTLDLAWLKVKDIPCSNALIIIDDDFCGLDMNAPLGVSEMVQGYPVFTEDGDGMTSVIAYVYKNHSLAFVGTKSGKLKKIRVDGPFSGAVQYETIQVVESGPVLRDMAFTKNEEQLFVMSEKQDEEELRRLSFPLGDLSCPTLY